Below is a window of Candidozyma auris chromosome 3, complete sequence DNA.
ATAGGGACTCAGGGTCAGCATCTGAATACTTCACCTGAAGTGGTATGTCTTTATacaaattgaaattgagcCTGATATTCTGAAAACTGACATTGAGTGTAGTGAGATCAGAATGATCCTTCAGGCCGTGATGGGGCAGAACAATGGCTGGGAAGTAAATACCTGTGCTATTCTTCGTAAGGAGGTTGTGAAGATCTCTCAGATAGTTTTCTGGCTtattgagcttctcaataAAGTTGGAAGCGAAATGATGAAGGGAATCAGTAGCGACCGATGAGTGCTTGAAAAGGATCTCCAGAAATTTAGTAAGACTCTGATAAATAACCTCGATCCTCACTTTCTCAAACTTTTCAAACATCTGCGATTTATAAAAAATCTCCATGTCAAGTAAGTGCTTCACCCTCTGAACATCTTCATATGACTCGTTGTATTCTGCTTCGAGCTCTTGTAGAACCTCTTCAGAGAACTTGGGCTTCATAAGTGATGTTTTGACGTTCTTAAAAAGATCATTGAACTTCTTGGATGTCGACGCCGCAACTTCATTCACCTTTTTAGACgactcttcaagattcaGCAGGGATTTTGACAGACTTATTATATTTGATGTACTCTGATCCTTAAATTctgcaaaatcaacagCATCCTGTGACCATTCAAACCACATTCCTTCGCTTTTGAATTTATGAGAGAACAATCCTGTTCCCACAatgatcttcttgtctaTGAGCCCTTGGCCCACTCTTTCGAGTGACACCCTGGTAGGATTAAATCCATGAGGTCTGTGTGTTTTCAAGTAATCACAGAGTTGCTCACTACTGAAAATTTCATTTCGGTAACCAGGAAAGGGAATTTTGCGTCTCACGGTCTTGATCGTTGCAATTGCCTTTGAAAGAAATGCCTCAAGCctctcttcgtcatcaaaTTTAATGCCACCACCAAGTATTAGAGGGAATGTGAACGTTTTCTCTTGTGCGCCCTCGTGAGTTTGGGCTATTCGATTCAAGGTCTCGTCCTTCTTTGGCGTGCTGGGACCTGAGGCGGTATTTTCATCCGATTCATGGTCAGCTCGATTTGGCTCCTCAAGCTCACCTAGCCTGATCATCTCATCATACTTCTGCTTGCTTGACTCCATCCTAAGTCGTGAATCATCATaatcatcaaggagctccTGGAAGCGGTCCAATGTTGTTTTCATTTGAGGTTCATGAAGTTTAACGAAGGCAGTAATCTTCCCAAGCACTTCTGTTTCGATCTCTGACGCCAAATTTAGTTGCAGCTGCAGCTCCAACGATGTTCGATCAACGAACTCCTTGAAAATATACTTGATATCGACCTCCTTGGGTACCTGttcttttgggtgcttgATGGTGCCACTAAAGACGCGTCTTTCTGCTCGTTTTTCACGAAACGAACTGCTCATGGGGAAGCTttccttggccaacttcgCCATGAACTCGCTGTTGGAGTGATGATAGTTCATGTAATTGAATATAAACTTGCGAAGTTCGTGAAGTTGGTCAAATGACTCGCTCAGCTGCTTTGTGAGCAGCTCAATTCCTGAGCGGTAATCAGGCGACCAGTAAGCATTTGCAAACCTTGTCATTTATCTCTGTTATGTTGGTCCCCCATACGGTACAAGGACAGTCCAGTGCTTCACTAGTGTTTTTGTCACGTGATAACAGTCGGCTTCATCTCTTCGGATGAGATCTTTCGCTCTTGTTTGATATAATCTATGTACATGAGAATGCTACTTGCTGGAGTATAtgcctctttcttcaagctcttttttcaagtGTTCGTCTAATCCAGCTCTAAGACGGTGCACCAAATCGATGTCGCGACTGATGCTGCTGTTCACTGCGTTGTGAATTCTATAGGCACTGATAAAATGCGAAGGGGtatttttcgcagccatttcgaTTCCTAACTCACTCGAAAGTTCCTCCATATTTTTATGAAATGGGTCGATGTTTGAAACCAGCTCTTTGAAAACCTTCCATTCATCAGATTCTGCCTCTGTGAGAGGCACCCATGGCATTTGGTAtccgtcttcttcacgGTAATGATAAATAACACGGGCCTCGAAGTCAGTGATTGAGTCGCCAATTAGCCTCTTCATGATTCTATAATGTTCTGATATGCAAGTGTTTGGAAACTTATAAGTCACCTTATTGTGCTTGAAATAGGGCTGTTTTATTTGCCTGTGAGAGATGAACTCAGCCGGCAAgttcaatttttttaatGCCTCATTATGAAGAAGACCTCGAATAATAAAGTTGGCTCGAGCGATATCAATGTTTTCGTTTGCAATGACCTTTATCATGCTGACTAAGGTGTCTGTAGACTCGACGTTAATGAATTTCTCGAGGCGATGATAAGCAAACAAAAGAATGAGTGTGCGATGCTTCAAATGAGTGTTTTCGGATATTGTCCTCGTAAATGTATTCACAGTGGCTTCATCAATAACGATTTCGTCGAGCAAGTCAAAAGCAGGCTTAAGATCGTCAACTTGTCTTGCATTCGCCACTACATGTGAGAGAACTTTCTCTGCAAGTCTTGGGAGCTGTTTCCAGCCGGGACGTTTGAGATCATTGCATAGAAAGGCGATCACCTCCTGCGTCACTTGAGTTGTCGAAGAGTAATCCTCGAGAATTCTGACACACATGTGACTCAGGATGGGCAAATTGATCGAAGACATTTTGTTCACGTACGCCTCCCTCAAAAATATGTTTGTAATGCACTCATAGATTCGTGCCCAGGTTGTGAGGTTAACACTCAATCCCATACGCCTGATGAGGTGAAGGTACTTGAGAATGATGCTGTATGAACTGACAAGAGATCTTCGGGTCGAATGCAAACGACAAATTTTTATGAGCTGATTAATTGTTTCTAGATTGGGTTGCTTTTCGTCTGCagccatcaccaacataAGCTCCCTCGCGAAGGAAGCCTGAAACTTGTCATAACCAAAATACTTTATGATGTAATTGTATGTTTCAACTGATCTGAGCTCTTTGAACTCTTCATTTGTAAGCAGATGAGTATATAGGAGAATCTCTGGGATAATTCCACTAAGAAGAGAGGATGAATTTCTATAGGGGATCTTGACGTGCGTGAGGAAGTAGATGTACTCTTGAAAAGATTTTCTCGTCAAAGGTCTAGGGAATGCTGGGATTTCGTGGAAATGATATCGAGGCGTTGGAAACATATTTTTTCGGTATTCGTTGTCTTGCAGCTCCAACACATTCTGTAATGCATGGGGATCACTAACAGTTTCTTTAGATTTAAGATGCTGTGGTGTAAGATCTACCAAAAGATCGAGcattttgttgaaaacAGACCTTTCGGAAAGGAATCTATGAAAAATGGCGACTTTGTCAGTGCTAGACTTTGCAGCTAGGTTAGCCTCCGCACGTTCAACATCATACTTGGGAATGTCTTCATCGTAGATCTTCAAATCGGGCATATTGAGGTCcagaagaaatttttgataccgttttttttgaaagccTCGTAGCTGTTTTCTGTATTTTTGCAATTCCTTCTTCGGAATTCTTTCTCGTTTCGGTTTTTCAGGATTTGAAGCTCTCTGACCAGCTGGGAAAGAAGGTTGAGGAGGCGGTCGAGCTGGTTGTCGTATTTGCTCTATATTCCGCGCGACTCGAGACACACGTATTAGAGCATCCTTAAGAGAACTCATCAAGTCATGTATTAGCTATAAAGTGTGGATAGGACGGTGATTTTCTCAGTTCTTATTCACTGAATCTCACTCCGCATCACCAAGACGTAATAGTTGCAAATATGTGCACGTGACCATAAGACCTACAACATAGGCAAAATTAAGGTATATTCTTCTATAGAGATGCCAGATATTAGCCCCAACCCACCAAAGGAGCCATGTTTACATGAAGTCGTCGTCGCCAAATTCGTCATAGTTTGCATCCAAGTCATCTAGGgcatccttcttgaagtgCGAATCGTTGACATTGGTCTTCACCAAAGgcttggccttctttttACCAGCACCTCCAGTGGCAGTACCACCAGCCTTCTGCAATCTGGCTTGTCTTTCCTGTCTCTCCTTGTCTTTAAGGGAGACATTGAGTGTTGAGATCACTTTCCTCGTGCTCTCCACAGACAAGGGTCCCACAAGGTCTCTAATCAAGTCAATCGCCAAGTTCGAGGAATAAAGTAACAGCGAGTCCTTAGCCAAATTTGTCAAGATAGGAGCCAATGTCTTcctgagcttctcaaattCCTGCTTGTTTGATGGCTGAAACAATGGATGCTGCTCCAATGGCGTGTCTTTGGTCAAAGCGGGCTTCTGTTTGgcagcagctgctgctgcagcTCTCTCCTTAGGGTGTGCTGTCAACTCGTCAAGTTTGTCATTGGCAACACCCAAACCACCAAACAAGTCAGCGGCATTGTTCAAATCGGCCTCCAATTCAGCTTTCCTCAAcaattcttttcttgtcttTTCGTCGACCATGTCAATCTCCatgagtttcttctcaccagcattcaacttcttggccttggcctcctcctgtttcttcttcaactctgctttcttcttgtcttcagctgccttcttcttcttagcctcctcttcttcatctacCTCCCATGACTCCATCACGGGCTCATCTTCAGCCTCCTCTTCCCAAGAAGCAACTGGTGCTGTTTTGGTTGAAACGTCAAAGTCTTCGTCGTCCCACGACATTATCGTTGATATAGTTTCCCTATCTTTCTACGAAGGctccatttttttctcttgtCCACCACATTGAGATCACGTGCACGCATCCGAGCAGCGGGTTGCAGAAAGAGGCAGGCAACAGACTGAAAGTATGAAGAAAGTAAAAGAGGGAGTTCATGTCGACCTTTGTAAATCCCTTCCTTTCCTAActtgctttttgaaaaagtgtATATTGCTAGTTCGAGTTGCCTGCGAGGATCGTATCCTACAGAGAGCTTTcagttgcagccatctAAAGGCCAGGAAGCCACTATCAGTACGAGTCATTGGTATTCTAATTATTTGTAAAACAACCTACTTGATTTTACAGCCGTTCCGCCTGAATCAAGAACCATacatttttgcacccagtGTTCTATTCTTCACATTCTCGAGAACCCCATATTAATACCGTAACGATTAAAAGCTTTGCTCCGACAATTGGTTATCTTGCAGCTTCATTGAGCTTAGAATCTTTTTCATTAGGGGTTAGGGGTTAGATTATGAGATTTAACTTCCATGCATGAGTATACGATGGGAGCGTAATTTTGGAAAATGGATGTtattcgcagccaattttCTGAACCGTTTCTCGGAGTCCCTCaaaataataataataaaaaaagtGTACGAgctttaaaaaaaaatacacTAAAAGGAAATTTTACAAGACTGAGCATTTCGAatgcttcttcaccatcaGTTACTCAAGAAAGACACCAAGTTCAGGTGTGCCTGAAATATATGATGGCTCCATACATTAGTGGGACGCCGAACATTACTTCATGCACTACTACAAGACATTCCATTCacattctttttctataATGACCAAGCTTGAAGCGCTAATAGCCTGGGCACGGCTGCAGGGGGCCTCTTTGGACCATAGAATCAAAGTTGAACTGTCACTGCTAGGAGGATTGGGCATCATTGCCACGCAAGACATCCCCGAAGATTCCATAGTGCTCCGAGTTCCTCAGAGTAGCACCTACGACATACAGACTCTCCTAGAATACACAgaagaactcaagaagcaaaatgaAGATGTCAGCAAGGTCATCAATGGTGTCCTTACACTGATCTCAAGTCCCACGGAGACTACGGTGATACGAGGGTATGTATGGAGTTTCTCGATTTTGCAGTCGATGGGCGTCAGCATGGACCTCATCAAGCCATATATGGATATACTTCTCTCGACGGAGATTTTTGACGTTGAAGAGGACTTGGAACTGAGCGATAGCTTTGTTCAATGGCAAATCAATCAAAAAAAGAGGGTGATCGCAGAACATACAGATATCGTCAGGGCACATCCAGAGCTAGCGCAGCACCTCAGTCCCAAGGATGCCTTTCGACTCCACCAAGCAGTGAAATCACGCGTTCTTGAAATACCACATGCCTTGGAAGGGGACGAGAAGTATCAATTCACCACACGCGTCACGCTTGTTCCCATGCTAGATTTTGCCAATCACGCTCGGGACAATAATGCGGTGTTCGACGTAGATAAGGAAACGAAAGAGGTCATTCTCCGTGTTACTAGGGACGTGTCCAAAAGCACAGAGATCTGCATCTGTTACTCGCCGTCAAACGATATGGGCATGTTTTTCCGGACCTACGGTTTCATTCCCTCAGTTGGCGAGTACGAGTGGGTGTTGCCCAACTTCAACGAGATCGTCAATTGCACGAAAAACACCGAAAACGAGGACTACTTGAGAATGGCCAAGTGGCTCCGAGTGACGCCAAAAGTAACGCTACATGCgtcaaaagaagatgtaAAAGTGGACCTCACCGAATCCCGGCTACCCCTTCTCATGATACCAGGCCTCACCTACTATGCCGGGTGGAGGAACGAGAAAGCAGACATAGAAGAGGACGAGCAAgacattgaagaattgatcgtagaggaagaagaaaacggCGTCATCTTGTCTACCGAAACAGCCTACGGTGTCGTTTATGAGGACGCCTACGTAAGCGTGCCAAACATTTTGGAGCAAACGTGGGAAGATTCCGAGAACGGGATACGCGAGCTCGTCAAGCTCACTATACCTTTGCTCACTAGGGCTGCCGAAGCGAGCAAAAGTGCCGATACTACAACCTTGGCTGCCACCGCCATACAGCACGACACTCAGCAAATGAGAAACTATTTTCGGGTGAAACACGAGCTTCTAACGCACCTTCTCGAACATTCCACTCGTGACTTTATTGACATGATAAGTCACTTGCAGTAACGTCATGAGATTTAAAAATTTACTAATCTCGATCCTGCCGTTTTGGTAACCTTTTCCTGTTTCTATGCTCGTTTGTAAGCAACAAGTGTGGATGTGTACCTTgtcgaaaaaaaaagtctaGTGCCCGGTGCTTAGTTAATGCAGGGCAGGGATCTTTTTTCTCCCGCGAGTATATAATGAGGCCCACCTGCCATTATTTTTTGAACGCACCTCAAATAAAACAGCAATTGTCATAATGGTCTCTCAAGTTGCCTCCAAATCCGAAttccaagaagctctcAAGCACGACGGTTTGGTCGTCGTTGACTTCTTCGCCACCTGGTGTGGTCCTTGTAAGATGATTGCTCCATTGTTGGACAAATTCTCCAAGGAGTACCCATCTGCTAAGTTCGTCAAGGTTGACGTTGACGAGGTTGGTGAGGTTGCCCAGGAGTACGAGGTTTCTTCTATGCCAaccatcatcttcttcaagaacgGCGAGATCGTCCAGAAGGTGATTGGTGCCAACCCTAACGCTTTGAAGCAGgccttggctgcgaacGCTTAGAGCATGTATACTAAATGAAAGAAATTGATAGATCAATTTGTTGTAGAATCCTTCATTTGCACAACTGGTAGCCTTTCGTTTCAGCACATTCAAGAACGTGCTTCAGCATGTAGGTCGACTAATTTCTTGCTATTGCTCGTCAGTAGCCGTGCCCTCAATTCGCCGATGTCCTACTACAGTACGTTTCCTTAAACCATTTTATCATTATAATAAACCTATTTCCCAAATATTAAACCCGTCAAACATAGTACGTTAATTTTCACCTTCGTTCACACTTGAGATGAAGTCATTGACAATTTTTAAGTTTTCCACATGCTCATTGGTATCATGGAGAACATGATACACGAGGGTATCGTAGATTAAGTAGTATTGTCTCATAGTCTGCACCATCAGTACTCTTTGACGACGCAAATTGTTCACCATGTGATACACGGGGTTCTGTGGAAAATTAAAAGAGCCCCCGTTGTACTTCGAGAGGTTGATAATGGTGTCAACTGCGCAGAACACACCAGTCCGACCACATCCAGCAGAGCAGTGAGTGATGGTGTGGtactttgatttcttggCGATTTTGCCGAGAACATTTCTTTTGATGGTAACAAGATCCATTAAGTCCTTGCAATCTACTGAGCTACTCATGTCAGCCCAATTGCACAAGTGAATTTGCAATGCCCGATGCGAGACTCCACAATCAGATCTGACCTTGAATGAGCGTAAAACCAAATTACCATACGTCTCCTCGCCTTCGAGCTCGACTCGTAATACGTTTTCACCTGACCGGTAGATGCCTGCCTCCCAAAAAGGCGAACACTTGTGAACTCCATTTTCAACCTCTCCAGAGAGCGAGATTATCAAGAGACATTTTTGATTGATGACACACTTCCAAAAGTCACCGATTGTCTCTCTCAAAGGACCTTGCGTTGCAATATATCTCAACTCCCCAAGGTcacttttgaaaaagttaCCACTTAAAACTTTATCCAAAGAATGAACCGGATCCAAGTATGATGCATTGATATAGTCGCATCCGTGTTGCCACGATTTGACTCTTGAACCATCTGTCAAGCGCACACGAGAGTgatcaaacaaaaaaatatcCTTATAGCGATTCTTGTGACCGTAATCAAGCCCACAATTGATCTGTGGGCAAGGCTCCGTAGAGCCGCCTGGAGTGGATACCTCAGCGATTTTATCTCCGTGAAAGGAGAATGCACCGTTAAGTCTATCCTTCTCACATCTTtcaagcttgttgaactcCTCAGTAACCAAAGATGATTGCTTTTCAACAGCTTGAAGCCATGGTGGCAACCGTTTCATTTCATCTTCCGTCACTTTAGACAAGGAGAACTCTTCAGCAACTGGAGTCACCATACTTTCAAACACCTCTTCATTGTGCCGTATTTTGAATTTTGTCAGCGGAATGCTCTGCGGCAatttgaagttggagaCAGGTGTCGATACATCCTGAAAAGTTACAACTGGAACTCCCGTTAGTGATTGCGACCGTCTTTGTTGTAAAGGACTACGTTTAGCGGTGGTGTCGATCGTAAGCGAAGGCCTCGCAGTGGTAGAAGCACCACTGCAGCCTATAGTTTGCGGTTTGACAGCAAGATTGTCAATATCAATCATTTTTTCCTTACCAGTGTCGATAAATTTATCCGCCTGAGTGGTGAAAGAGGTGAAAGGTTCATCAATCAAGTATATGGTTGGCCCGTTGTGGGTATCCCAACAAGAACCATCcaccaattttttgcacATGTGATAGATGTTGCTGGAGCTGCCGTAGGCATCATAAACAAGAATTGGAGGCATGCTCTGGTCACCTTGAAGAGGATAATGATGCATATAATTTTGGAAGATCGTTTTTTCATAAGTTGGCAAGGAGTTCATGCATCgtgagaagttgaaatttgctcttttgagtaGCGTCAGAGGTAGACACACGTTAATAGAACCAGTGATATGCCCTTTGAGGAAGTCTGCGAAAGGTCGTATATCGATGACCAATACACTATGAAGCTTTGTTGACTCAACAATATGCCTGGCCCTCAAGACCGCCATTGCTTCATCTCTAGTAATATATTTGATGGAATTCGATAATCCCACGATACTCTCACGCAAGTTTTCTTGCACGGGTAGACTGCTTAGACGTCTGATCTGCTCAGACTTGATAGAGGCAACAAAGTCGCCTCTGGTATGCAAATTCGGTTGCGTGGGATGTTTCGTTATCACTGGAGCATTGAACAGTGGGCCCGACAGCGAGAGGGGTGTTGTATTGGTCTGTTTGAGTGGAGAAGCACGGAAGGAAGACGCCACTGGAGTGAATGGATTCTCCTCTGGGAAGTTGAAGGACGGCGTTGTAGCAGAGGCACACTTTTTGGgctcctcctcgtcgtaCTCGTAGAGAGGTTCCCTCACGGCCAGAGGAAATGTAGACGACAGGGGCTGCTGAAACGAGCGTCTGGGCACATTTAGCTTCAACAGCACCACTTTTCGTTTTGACGGCGAGGACTGCTGAGAGCACTCTTCTATGAGGGTATCAGTTGACAAGGAAAGGTCAGCCAGGGAGATGGAGGAGTCGCCCACGGCGGTGGAGTCCGAGGTGAGGGACAGGATGCTGTTGGCGGCGTTCTTATGCCACTTTggcttggagaaggtggaCGAGGCGCCCGAGTCGCCACGCGTGTGGCCCTTGGTGTGCGCCAGCAGGATGTTGGAGAAGTAGTCGGCGCTGTCAAAGGTGAGAAGAGGCGACTGGAGATGGAGCTTCGACATGGAGTCGTTGACGTCGCATGCATCTAGAGAGAAGTAGTCCAGCTTTTCACTCTTGGGCACCTTGAGAGAGCCTCCAGGCGTATACTGAGGGAACTTGTACCCGGTGCAACAGGGACTAGTGCTCATTGAACGGTGGTGGGAGTGAGTGGGAGGATGGGTGGGTGGTAGTTGGATGGAACTTTAAGTAGGGGGACCGAAAGGAGGAATATTGAAAAGACAGGTGATGTGATTTCAGTAAAGAAAGCAGCAGGCGTGCGAAGAGCCGTTTGTGAGATTTCAGTCTAGCTAAAAGAAAGCAGATGTGGGTAATTCAGGGTGAGTAAGACTTTGGTTGAAACTAATAGTGCCGAGGAATGTAAACACCTGCTTATAGAAGGGCGAGCGAAGGGCACCACTCACacacacaaaaaaaaaaagaaagtgcGAGCCGAAACTATGACGTAGGGGGCGCTCGCACAGCAGGTAAAACAGGGAGGccgaaaaaaaaagtacaCAATTTACGGGAAGCCTCCCAGCCATGCAGCGCAGCCGAGACAGCCAACCGATGAGAGAATACAGAGAACAGTGATTTGGACACCAAAATATTTTACCCCCAAAAGCTGAGCAGCACCCTCTCCTATCTGTCCTACGATGGCCGTTTGATCCCTTTTTTAGAATTGCCTGTGGCGGTGCtggcttctttgtctctttgTCTGGGGAACAAACCAGTGGACAAGACGTTAATGACGTGCACTAGACgcaaatcttcttcactggAGGGACCTTCGTTCTAGCCCGCTGCCCTGGGCGCGCTCCACAATAGCTGAGGACGGGGGAtctctttttttatttttcgCACCCAGGCCCAAGGGGCCACTTGCGAGAAAAGAAGACCATGAATTGGTTATGCTTTTTATGTCTTTGATTGTGTTATATCCAAATGTGTCCTCTTGGGCTATTATCATGCTTTCCTCCTTGAGGTTTCTTAGTGAGCGATGGAGGGGGAGGGACCAAGGCCCTATGGGCCTCGAGAGTGGGCctgcgaaaaaaatgtTCTCGCCCCACGACGCTCGATGTTTCACTCACGCCGCCGGGGTAAAAAACCTGCGCGAAGGAGTCGCTGCTGGCTGGCTGGCTGCCTGCCTTTCTGGCTGGGGtcgcttttcttctcccGGCTCGTCTGTTGCCAATTCCACTTTTCACTTGCTGGCGGGGACTCAAGCCAACTCCACGAGATCAGAGCGCTCCCTTGTTTTGGGATTGGGCTTCTGTCCCCTGTATCCTGGCTCCTGGCCCTCATTGGGTGTTTGGAGGGCTTTTTGGTTTTCTCGAGACACAGTTTCGCACATtagccattttgcagccattcgAGCCGTGGCAGCACCGGCCAATATCCTAATGCCTTGCCCGTAGATGGTCTACATGAGGAGGTTGAAAAGcaattcttctttctttatTTGTTTCCGTATACTTTTTCATAGCCTTGCAGTGGAATGCGGGAGCCTGAAGTACTCCTCTGGGTACTGCCCTGATCCTCCTATATATGGGTGAAGATCACATTCACATCACCACCTATACACCTCTACCGTGAACGACACCTGCGTCTTCACCACCCCCTTTTTATCTTTTACGCCGCTTTGGCGCTTCGTCCTCGTCTCTAATCACCCCGTTCTCGATATCAGCAAAGCTCCTTGACTTCCGCCGGCGCAACCTATTCTCGTACTTCCCTCCAGTTTCGGGATGCCTGTTCTCCGACTGTCTCCCTGCCCGGGCCCCCTCAATGTTATCTGGCTGTGTATGGCTTACAATACCTCGACGTGAAGTTTGCTTCTCCGACGCCTTCTGCCCAGAGCGATTGGGCTCTGCCTTTTGGTTTGACAGACTGGGCGTGTTACCACGAGAAGGGTTGTCACTGTCaccctcttcttcgaccTCTCCCTCAAATAG
It encodes the following:
- the HCR1 gene encoding translation initiation factor eIF3 core subunit j, coding for MSWDDEDFDVSTKTAPVASWEEEAEDEPVMESWEVDEEEEAKKKKAAEDKKKAELKKKQEEAKAKKLNAGEKKLMEIDMVDEKTRKELLRKAELEADLNNAADLFGGLGVANDKLDELTAHPKERAAAAAAAKQKPALTKDTPLEQHPLFQPSNKQEFEKLRKTLAPILTNLAKDSSLLYSSNLAIDLIRDLVGPLSVESTRKVISTLNVSLKDKERQERQARLQKAGGTATGGAGKKKAKPLVKTNVNDSHFKKDALDDLDANYDEFGDDDFM
- the TRX1 gene encoding thioredoxin, producing MVSQVASKSEFQEALKHDGLVVVDFFATWCGPCKMIAPLLDKFSKEYPSAKFVKVDVDEVGEVAQEYEVSSMPTIIFFKNGEIVQKVIGANPNALKQALAANA
- the PTP3 gene encoding tyrosine protein phosphatase is translated as MSTSPCCTGYKFPQYTPGGSLKVPKSEKSDYFSLDACDVNDSMSKLHLQSPLLTFDSADYFSNISSAHTKGHTRGDSGASSTFSKPKWHKNAANSISSLTSDSTAVGDSSISSADLSLSTDTLIEECSQQSSPSKRKVVSLKLNVPRRSFQQPSSSTFPSAVREPLYEYDEEEPKKCASATTPSFNFPEENPFTPVASSFRASPLKQTNTTPLSSSGPSFNAPVITKHPTQPNLHTRGDFVASIKSEQIRRLSSLPVQENLRESIVGLSNSIKYITRDEAMAVLRARHIVESTKLHSVLVIDIRPFADFLKGHITGSINVCLPSTLLKRANFNFSRCMNSLPTYEKTIFQNYMHHYPLQGDQSMPPILVYDAYGSSSNIYHMCKKLVDGSCWDTHNGPTIYLIDEPFTSFTTQADKFIDTGKEKMIDIDNLAVKPQTIGCSGASTTARPSLTIDTTAKRSPLQQRRSQSLTGVPVVTFQDVSTPVSNFKLPQSIPSTKFKIRHNEEVFESMVTPVAEEFSLSKVTEDEMKRLPPWLQAVEKQSSLVTEEFNKLERCEKDRLNGAFSFHGDKIAEVSTPGGSTEPCPQINCGLDYGHKNRYKDIFLFDHSRVRLTDGSRVKSWQHGCDYINASYLDPVHSLDKVLSGNFFKSDLGELRYIATQGPLRETIGDFWKCVINQKCLLIISLSGEVENGVHKCSPFWEAGIYRSGENVLRVELEGEETYGNLVLRSFKVRSDCGVSHRALQIHLCNWADMSSSVDCKDLMDLVTIKRNVLGKIAKKSKYHTITHCSAGCGRTGVFCAVDTIINLSKYNGGSFNFPQNPVYHMVNNLRRQRVSMVQTMRQYYLIYDTLVYHVLHDTNEHVENLKIVNDFISSVNEGEN
- the CTM1 gene encoding cytochrome c lysine N-methyltransferase — translated: MTKLEALIAWARSQGASLDHRIKVESSSLGGLGIIATQDIPEDSIVLRVPQSSTYDIQTLLEYTEELKKQNEDVSKVINGVLTSISSPTETTVIRGYVWSFSILQSMGVSMDLIKPYMDILLSTEIFDVEEDLESSDSFVQWQINQKKRVIAEHTDIVRAHPELAQHLSPKDAFRLHQAVKSRVLEIPHALEGDEKYQFTTRVTLVPMLDFANHARDNNAVFDVDKETKEVILRVTRDVSKSTEICICYSPSNDMGMFFRTYGFIPSVGEYEWVLPNFNEIVNCTKNTENEDYLRMAKWLRVTPKVTLHASKEDVKVDLTESRLPLLMIPGLTYYAGWRNEKADIEEDEQDIEELIVEEEENGVILSTETAYGVVYEDAYVSVPNILEQTWEDSENGIRELVKLTIPLLTRAAEASKSADTTTLAATAIQHDTQQMRNYFRVKHELLTHLLEHSTRDFIDMISHLQ